The Actinomycetota bacterium genome contains a region encoding:
- a CDS encoding cation-translocating P-type ATPase translates to MAAKNNISDKSESETGLKTSVMWHTKTIEESLKELGSDPLKGLSSSEAKERIDVYGYNEIKEKGKKKPVMIFLSQFNDFMIWILIAAAFISGIIIREITDAIVILIILIINAVLGFVQEYRAEKALEALKELAAPTALVIRDGKEIKINSRQLVPGDIIKLFAGDHVPADARVLSQSNLLTDEALITGESLPVEKHATVIKETNIAMGDKKNIVFSGTTIVKGRCHALVVESGENTEIGKIASMVQEVEEVTPLQKQLKSVGKKIGILCIVISLIVFVAGMLKGNTAVEMLLVAVALAVAAIPEGLPAIVTISLALGVQRMAKNNAIVRKLSSVETLGGVTVICTDKTGTLTENKMTVRKIFAGGSEITEYEEELARFKRDKPELPDENNLKSAINKTYADFDKNLALMILLENAVLCNDAYYIDEKSDKMIGDPTETALIEMGRIFNFSKPYCELKMPRKIEEPFDSIRKIMTTVHEIHKDSFAYQLDFIKDRIKPGASEEDNGYLIFVKGAPEEILKKCTYIIKNNKVCEMISSDKEEIEAQTAQMAQKAMRNLAFAIRYTDVLPDPKEIVGLEKELVFCGITGMIDPPRPEVYEAIEKCRKANIKAVMITGDHYLTAKAIGEELNILREGEKIIEDSVLDKMSPEELEKEIENISIFARVSPLNKVKIVEALKKNNHIVAMTGDGINDAPSLKRADIGIAMGITGTDVSKEASKMILTDDNFATIIKAIREGRVIFDNLKKFILFLLSCNISEVLLMFIAIVFGSFIFNLMGIQFNAVYIPLIPVQILWMNLITDGFPALALGIDLPERNIMARKATKQKEQILSKGNLGMVFWQGLILTLGSLTIYFLEPLLFHDVAIFNETEIFQTSVFTTLVLAQLMHAYNYRVNNKGIFRKGLFANKFLNLSFIVSMLLQIGIIYIPVLQNVFKTRSLNLYQWLLIISCSLGSVLLINLIDVIINFKKNRSNRLAGS, encoded by the coding sequence ATGGCAGCAAAAAATAATATAAGCGATAAATCGGAATCTGAGACGGGTTTAAAAACATCTGTAATGTGGCATACAAAAACAATTGAAGAGTCTTTAAAAGAATTAGGGTCGGACCCTTTAAAAGGATTAAGCAGCTCCGAAGCCAAAGAGCGTATTGATGTATATGGCTATAATGAAATAAAAGAAAAGGGCAAAAAAAAGCCGGTGATGATTTTTCTTTCCCAGTTCAATGATTTCATGATATGGATACTTATAGCTGCTGCATTTATTTCAGGAATAATAATAAGGGAAATAACTGATGCCATAGTAATCCTGATTATACTTATAATAAACGCTGTGCTGGGTTTTGTTCAGGAATACAGAGCTGAAAAAGCACTGGAAGCCTTAAAAGAGCTGGCAGCACCCACCGCTCTTGTAATCAGGGACGGAAAAGAGATAAAGATAAATTCAAGACAGCTTGTTCCGGGAGATATAATAAAACTTTTTGCAGGAGATCATGTTCCCGCAGACGCAAGAGTTCTAAGCCAATCCAATCTGCTTACAGATGAAGCTCTTATAACCGGAGAATCATTGCCGGTCGAGAAACATGCTACCGTAATAAAAGAAACGAATATAGCAATGGGGGACAAAAAAAATATTGTCTTCAGCGGAACCACTATTGTAAAAGGCAGATGCCATGCGCTTGTGGTGGAATCAGGCGAAAATACCGAGATAGGCAAAATTGCAAGCATGGTTCAGGAGGTTGAAGAGGTAACACCGCTTCAGAAACAGCTGAAATCTGTCGGGAAAAAAATAGGCATACTGTGCATAGTCATAAGTCTTATTGTGTTTGTTGCAGGTATGCTGAAAGGCAATACTGCGGTGGAAATGCTCCTTGTGGCCGTTGCTTTGGCAGTTGCAGCCATACCTGAGGGTCTTCCAGCCATAGTCACCATATCTCTTGCGCTCGGAGTACAGAGAATGGCAAAAAACAATGCAATAGTCAGAAAACTAAGCTCTGTTGAGACTCTTGGAGGCGTCACTGTAATATGTACCGACAAAACGGGCACACTTACCGAAAACAAGATGACCGTAAGAAAAATATTTGCCGGCGGAAGTGAAATAACTGAGTATGAAGAAGAGCTTGCAAGATTTAAAAGAGACAAGCCTGAACTTCCGGATGAAAATAATCTTAAATCAGCAATAAATAAAACATACGCGGACTTTGATAAAAATCTTGCATTAATGATTCTTCTTGAGAATGCTGTTCTTTGCAATGATGCATATTACATTGATGAAAAGAGCGATAAAATGATCGGGGATCCCACTGAAACTGCCCTTATTGAAATGGGAAGGATATTCAATTTTTCCAAACCTTACTGTGAACTGAAGATGCCCAGAAAAATTGAAGAACCTTTTGATTCAATCAGAAAAATAATGACCACGGTTCATGAAATCCATAAAGATAGTTTTGCTTATCAGCTTGATTTTATAAAGGACAGGATAAAGCCGGGGGCAAGTGAAGAAGATAACGGTTATCTGATTTTTGTAAAAGGTGCTCCGGAAGAAATTCTTAAGAAATGTACCTATATAATTAAAAACAACAAAGTCTGTGAAATGATATCGTCCGATAAGGAAGAGATAGAGGCACAGACTGCGCAGATGGCACAGAAAGCAATGAGAAATCTTGCTTTCGCGATAAGATATACTGATGTCCTGCCTGATCCAAAAGAGATTGTGGGGCTGGAAAAAGAACTTGTTTTCTGCGGCATTACCGGTATGATAGACCCGCCAAGGCCGGAGGTTTATGAGGCTATAGAAAAATGCAGAAAAGCAAATATAAAAGCAGTCATGATAACAGGAGATCATTATCTTACTGCAAAGGCAATCGGCGAAGAGTTAAATATCCTGAGAGAAGGCGAAAAGATAATTGAGGACTCCGTTTTGGATAAGATGAGTCCTGAAGAGCTTGAGAAAGAAATTGAAAATATAAGCATATTTGCCAGGGTCTCTCCTTTAAACAAGGTAAAAATTGTAGAAGCCCTCAAGAAAAATAATCATATAGTTGCAATGACGGGAGATGGCATAAATGATGCTCCTTCCCTGAAGAGAGCGGATATAGGAATTGCCATGGGGATAACGGGCACAGATGTAAGCAAGGAAGCAAGCAAGATGATACTTACCGATGATAATTTCGCCACAATCATAAAGGCAATAAGAGAGGGGCGGGTTATTTTTGACAATCTCAAGAAGTTTATTCTTTTCCTCCTCTCGTGCAATATTTCTGAAGTTTTGCTGATGTTTATAGCAATAGTATTCGGCAGCTTTATATTCAATTTAATGGGGATACAGTTTAATGCAGTCTATATCCCTCTTATTCCTGTTCAGATATTATGGATGAACCTTATAACTGACGGATTTCCTGCCCTTGCGCTTGGCATAGACCTCCCCGAGAGAAATATAATGGCAAGAAAGGCCACCAAACAGAAAGAGCAGATTTTAAGCAAAGGCAATCTCGGTATGGTTTTCTGGCAGGGCCTGATACTTACACTTGGATCTCTTACAATCTATTTTCTTGAACCGCTGTTGTTTCATGATGTGGCCATATTCAACGAAACAGAAATTTTCCAGACATCTGTCTTTACAACACTGGTGCTGGCACAGTTAATGCATGCATATAACTACAGGGTAAATAATAAGGGCATTTTCAGAAAAGGTCTGTTTGCCAATAAATTCCTTAATCTTTCTTTTATTGTATCAATGCTGCTGCAGATAGGAATTATTTATATACCTGTTCTTCAGAATGTATTCAAAACAAGGAGCCTTAATTTGTATCAGTGGCT
- a CDS encoding lysophospholipid acyltransferase family protein — translation MRNKPSGFLRFLYNLAGYINYMLATLVAWTTPYPVSYFIGVNLARLWYLSGANTEKVKKNISKVMNIEADDPRTSYICKKIYLEFAKNIVDFLKNRIISKKQFNKNIDIEGLEHLEKALEPGRGAVIFTAHIGNFEWGAARIGTAGFKISGVGLHRGNPPLDNYFERNRENKCLKTIYANKMLRVFKILRNNEIVAIPTDWDPLKSSRQFDFFGHKAFIPSGSVQIALTAKAPLLPSFIIRDGKYHHHQIILPPVELETEGKKEEVIEKNMLKIIAILEDQIKRNIEQWVMFHDIWAE, via the coding sequence ATGAGAAACAAACCCTCAGGTTTCTTAAGGTTTCTTTATAATTTGGCTGGCTATATAAACTATATGCTGGCAACGCTGGTTGCATGGACTACTCCTTACCCGGTTTCATATTTTATAGGTGTCAATCTTGCCAGACTATGGTACCTGTCAGGAGCTAATACCGAAAAAGTCAAAAAAAATATTTCCAAAGTAATGAATATAGAAGCTGACGATCCCCGGACTTCATACATATGCAAGAAAATATATCTGGAATTTGCCAAGAATATCGTGGATTTTTTGAAAAACAGGATCATTTCCAAAAAACAGTTTAATAAAAATATCGATATTGAAGGATTGGAACATCTTGAAAAGGCTCTTGAACCGGGCAGAGGAGCTGTTATCTTTACTGCACATATAGGTAATTTTGAATGGGGTGCTGCAAGAATAGGAACGGCAGGCTTTAAAATCTCAGGTGTGGGTCTTCACAGAGGCAATCCCCCTCTTGATAATTATTTTGAAAGAAACAGGGAGAATAAATGCCTTAAGACTATATATGCAAATAAAATGCTTCGTGTGTTTAAAATATTAAGAAATAACGAAATAGTTGCAATCCCAACTGACTGGGATCCTCTTAAAAGTTCGAGACAATTTGACTTCTTCGGGCATAAAGCTTTTATTCCTTCCGGATCCGTTCAGATAGCACTGACTGCAAAAGCTCCGTTGCTTCCCAGTTTTATAATAAGAGACGGGAAATATCACCACCATCAGATTATCCTTCCTCCGGTAGAGCTTGAAACAGAAGGCAAAAAAGAAGAAGTCATAGAAAAAAACATGCTTAAAATCATTGCAATACTTGAAGATCAGATAAAAAGAAACATTGAGCAATGGGTTATGTTCCATGATATCTGGGCTGAGTAA